The segment AAAAGGGCATACTTGGCATTGCTTCATGGCAATATGCCCGAACCTAGAGGAATAGTAAAAGCAGCCATTGGCAGGGACCCTGGCCATCGAAAACGTATGGCGGTTGTGGCTGCAGGGAAAAGTGCCGTTACTCATTATCAGGTAATAGAACGGTTTAGTCAATTTACATTGGTTGAGGCTCGGTTAGAGACAGGACGTACTCACCAAATACGGGTACACATGGCGTACCTCAACCATCCTGTGGTAGGTGACCCAAAGTACGGTCCGCAGCGCAACCCTTTTGGCTTAAAAGGGCAGGCTCTCCATGCAGTATTGTTGGGCTTTGAACATCCGGTTACCAAGAATTATTTAGAATTTAAAGCGCCTTTACCAAACTATTTCGAGGAAATTCTTCACCAATTATGAAGAGATAAAGGAGAAGTTGAAGATGTCTGTAAAAGACGGCCAAATTAAGTGGAAAAAATTATGCCGCGTAGCCGACATCATGGAGAGGGAAATCATCCTTGGTATACTACGCAGCGAAGGAATTAAATTCAGACAGCAGGGAGAGGCACTGGGACAGGTCTACGGCTTAAACGCCGGTCCTTTGGCTCAGGTCACGGTATTTGTACCGGAGGATCGCTGGGAGGAAGCCAGGGAGATCCTCAACTCCGCGCTAGAACTTAACGAGGGGGAATAATGTTTTGGAAATTCAGGTAGGCGTTTCAGCAAGACACATCCATTTGAGTGAGGAACATTTGCAAAAACTATTTGGAGCAGGTTATCAATTAACCCCTGAGCGTTATTTATCTATAGCGACCCAATATATTTCTAAAGAAAGGCTGACTGTACGCGGCCCCAAGGGTGAATTAAGCAAAGTTGCCATCATTGGTCCGGCTCGCCCTAAAACTCAAGTCGAGATATCGAAAACTGATGGCTTTACTATTGGAATCAATGTACCAGTACGCCTATCCGGTGATCTTGAGGGTTCGGAAAGCGTAACCCTAGTTGGCCCTGCCGGGGAATTGCTAATTTCCGAAGGGCTAATAGTTGCTATGCGCCACATACATATGACCGTTGATGATGCTGAAGAATTTGGTTTTCAGCATAAGGATTTTGCCATGGTTGTAGTAAAAGGTGCTCGAAGCTTGGTTTTTGATTTTGTGGTGGTAAGAGTGGCCGCAGAGAATACACATACGGAAATACATCTTGATACCGACGAAGCAAATACTTCTAATCTTCGTACCGGCGACGGTGCTGAATTACTTCATGTTAATGATAAAAAACTACGTTTAGAACAAATTATTAATATGTTTGACGAAAGACAGTTAAGAATATTAGAGCAATCGGTAGACGAAATTCTAGTAGATGAAAAAAAACGTCTAGCCATGATGGAAGATATACTGTCCAATTTGCGCAGGAAGTAGTCGGATAGCATAAGTAATTGGAGTGATAATTATGAGTAATAACGATTACATTATTCGGGCTACTGCAGCAGGGCAAGTAAGAGCCTTTGCCGCAGTAACCACAGACACCGTACAGGAAGCCCAGCGGCGGCACGAAACATTGCCCACCGCTACGGCAGCCATGGGCAGAGTAATTACTGCGGCGGTAATGATGGGTAACACCCTAAAAGGTCATGAGACAGTAACCTTACGTG is part of the Metallumcola ferriviriculae genome and harbors:
- the pduL gene encoding phosphate propanoyltransferase, producing the protein MEIQVGVSARHIHLSEEHLQKLFGAGYQLTPERYLSIATQYISKERLTVRGPKGELSKVAIIGPARPKTQVEISKTDGFTIGINVPVRLSGDLEGSESVTLVGPAGELLISEGLIVAMRHIHMTVDDAEEFGFQHKDFAMVVVKGARSLVFDFVVVRVAAENTHTEIHLDTDEANTSNLRTGDGAELLHVNDKKLRLEQIINMFDERQLRILEQSVDEILVDEKKRLAMMEDILSNLRRK
- a CDS encoding DUF2007 domain-containing protein encodes the protein MSVKDGQIKWKKLCRVADIMEREIILGILRSEGIKFRQQGEALGQVYGLNAGPLAQVTVFVPEDRWEEAREILNSALELNEGE